A genomic region of Manihot esculenta cultivar AM560-2 chromosome 15, M.esculenta_v8, whole genome shotgun sequence contains the following coding sequences:
- the LOC110601989 gene encoding protein PHOTOPERIOD-INDEPENDENT EARLY FLOWERING 1 isoform X2, translating to MEFNSKESTQRKRKKALEAPKEPRRPKTHWDHVLEEMIWLSKDFESERKWKLAQAKKVALRASKGMLDQATREEKKLKEEEQRLRKIALNISKDVKKFWIKIEKLVLYKHQMELDEKKKRALDKQLEFLLGQTERYSTMLAENLVDKPLQQLSIVDQQNVPYEERQQNDPKEPAELSAEHQSDSGDNDNDYDLQSDESEDDEHTIEEDEALITEEERREELAALRDEVDIPVEELLKRYALENVSRENTPENNGADLTVEDGDHDESKGKDHSAVSDPEMSCSPVNTGRRCGEENGAMVTSEIHLSEIEMGETRNQSDVTGDLTKDLLYDSNEEQEDGDFVLANGEEKEHEMDDETTLLEEEELAKADPSNTMDEILLLQKESEIPLEELLARYKKEINNAEVSDDESGALSDNLLDSPEIKDVELKQQDASMDENVEPGELLPVEHHLVNEQEAAIGKTPEEGNDSENRIADAAAAARSAQPTGNTFSTTKVRTKFPFLLKYPLREYQHIGLDWLVTMYEKRLNGILADEMGLGKTIMTIALLAHLACEKGIWGPHLIVVPTSVMLNWETEFLKWCPAFKILTYFGSAKERKLKRQGWLKPNFFHVCITTYRLVIQDSKVFKRKKWKYLILDEAHLIKNWKSQRWQTLLNFNSKRRILLTGTPLQNDLMELWSLMHFLMPHIFQSHQEFKDWFCNPISGMVEGQEKVNKEVVDRLHNVLRPFILRRLKRDVEKQLPMKHEHVIYCRLSKRQRNLYEDFIASSETQATLASANFFGMISIIMQLRKVCNHPDLFEGRPIISSFDMAGIDIQLSSSVCAMLSLDPFSTVDLYGLGLLFTHLDFNMSSWEFEEVNAIVTPSSLIKERANLDNLEEIGSQTKHHKELTGTNFFEEIRKAVLEQRLREVKERAASIAWWNSLRCRKKPMYSTTFRELVTIKNQVHDIHRQKADQLTYLYSSKLADIILSPVEHFQKMIDLVESFMFAIPAARAPVPICWCSKTRTSVFLHPTYKEKCSEMLLPILSPIRPAIVRRQVYFPDRRLIQFDCGKLQELAVLLRKLKSGGHRALIFTQMTKMLDLLEAFINLYGYTYMRLDGSTQPEERQTLMQRFNTNPKIFLFILSTRSGGVGINLFGADTVIFYDSDWNPAMDQQAQDRCHRIGQTREVHIYRLISESTIEENILKKANQKRALDDLVIQSGGYNTEFFKKLDPMELFSGHKALPIKNGQKEKNNGHANEVSLSNADVEAALKYAEDEADYMALKKVEQEEAVDNQEFSEAIGRLEDDEFVNDDDMKADEPTELEMTTQSKDTGVNINMKEPIEEKTITFAGNEDDVDMLADVKQMAAAAAAAGQAILTLENQLRPIDRYAVRFLEVWDPIIDKAAMESEVQFEEAEWELDRIEKYKEEMEAEIDDDEEPLLYERWDADFATEAYRQQVEALAQHQLMEELEAEANEKEDADDGYCDSMMNEMASNTKPKSKKKQKKAKFKSLKKGSLTSELKHVKEEPSIETMSLDEDAVGIYYEEGAYSDMTSQYPSVQKKRKKVETVYGESGKSSKKKSKKLKATSETCLSDLDSSLSGKQQDESVELKPCENMVADHEQRQAGRSKMGGRISITAMPVKRVLMIKPEKLKKGNFWSRDCVPSPDSWLPQEDAILCAVVHEYGPHWSLACETLYGMTAGGFYRGRYRHPVHCCERYRELIQRYVLSAPENHFSEKTSSAGSGKALLKVTEDNIQMLLNVAAEQPDHELLLQRHFTAVLSSVWRMTSRADRQQNLSSRNGIYFGGKFFNSFNQISWNSVKEPAKRMRFTTSAQSCKLLAAALHEFNSRPLDDAVSISNRIEDTPCFSEQLEVTLEFEKEEGDLSIPLPPIINLTIPITDPQNFRIKDVGEHNLKAVTNVAESRFRDAARACFEGRPGWASSAFPANDLKLRAASKPQSLGKHKLSVSDSKPPRSKLKKTSERGEMHNLFAEPALQPLSTVSSRDPNLRFDLTPAIIQDGWMIDRDSCSISFWDEELPGEFASFKSIPHDYDADLISGLDDFSLLPEYTDIG from the exons ATGGAATTCAACTCCAAGGAAAGCacgcagaggaagaggaaaaaG GCACTTGAAGCTCCCAAAGAACCTCGTCGTCCTAAAACTCATTGGGATCATGTTTTGGAGGAGATGATTTGGTTGTCAAAG GACTTTGAGTCTGAGAGGAAATGGAAATTGGCTCAGGCTAAGAAGGTTGCTTTGAGAGCCAGCAAAGGCATGTTGGATCAGGCTACCCGGGAAGAAAAGAAATTGAAG GAAGAGGAACAGCGGTTGCGAAAGATTGCACTCAATATATCTAAGGATGTGAAGAAATTCTGGATTAAAATAGAGAAGCTG GTGCTTTACAAGCATCAAATGGAACTTGATGAAAAAAAGAAGAGGGCACTTGATAAACAGCTCGAGTTTCTTCTAGGACAAACAGAGAG GTACTCCACAATGTTAGCAGAAAATCTAGTTGACAAGCCATTGCAGCAACTTTCCATAGTGGATCAACAGAATGTACCATATGAGGAAAGACAGCAAAATGATCCTAAGGAACCAGCAGAATTAAGTGCTG AGCATCAGTCAGATAGTGGAGACAATGACAATGATTATGATTTGCAATCAGATGAATCG GAAGATGATGAACATACCATTGAGGAAGATGAAGCTCTTATTACTGAAGAGGAAAGGCGAGAAGAATTGGCAGCTTTGCGCGATGAAGTTGATATTCCAGTCGAAGAGTTACTTAAACGCTATGCTTTGGAGAATG TTAGTAGAGAAAATACTCCAGAAAATAATGGAGCTGACCTGACAGTTGAGGATGGAGATCATGATGAGA gcaAAGGAAAAGATCATTCTGCTGTCAGTGACCCTGAAATGAGCTGCTCGCCTGTTAATACTGGTCGTCGTTGT GGTGAAGAAAATGGTGCCATGGTCACGTCAGAGATCCATTTATCAGAAATTGAGATGGGTGAAACCAGAAACCAATCAGATGTTACTGGTGATCTGACCAAAGACCTACTATATGATTCCAACGAGGAACAG GAAGATGGTGATTTTGTTCTTGCTaatggagaagaaaaggaaCATGAGATG GATGATGAGACAACCTTGTTAGAGGAGGAAGAACTTGCAAAAGCTGATCCAAGCAATACCATGGATGAG ATTCTATTGCTGCAAAAAGAGAGTGAAATTCCTTTGGAAGAATTGCTTGCAAGGTATAAAAAG GAGATCAACAATGCTGAAGTTTCAGATGATGAATCTGGAGCTTTATCAGACAACTTATTGGATTCCCCAGAGATTAAAGATGTTGAACTGAAGCAGCAGGATGCGTCCATGGATGAAAATGTTGAACCTGGTGAATTGTTACCAGTTGAACATCATCTTGTAAATGAACAAGAAGCAGCAATTGGGAAAACTCCTGAAGAAGGAAATGACAGTGAGAATAGGATTGCtgatgctgctgctgctgcaagATCTGCACAGCCAACAGGAAATACATTTTCAACAACCAAAGTGCGCACAAAATTCCCTTTTCTTCTTAAGTATCCACTTCGTGAGTATCAGCATATTGGCTTGGATTGGCTTGTAACAATGTATGAGAAAAGGTTAAATGGGATTCTAGCTGATGAAATGGGACTTGGAAAGACAATAATGACTATTGCTTTACTTGCACACCTGGCCTGTGAGAAGGGAATATGGGGTCCTCATCTAATTGTGGTTCCAACAAGCGTCATGCTAAACTGGGAAACAGAATTTCTTAAATGGTGTCCTGCCTTTAAGATTCTTACTTACTTTGGAAGTGCTAAGGAACGTAAATTAAAGAGACAAGGTTGGCTGAAACCAAACTTCTTCCATGTATGCATCACAACTTACAGGCTGGTTATACAGGATTCAAAAGTCTTCAAGAGGAAGAAGTGGAAATACTTGATTTTGGATGAAGCTCACCTGATTAAGAATTGGAAGTCCCAGAGATGGCAAACTCTTCTTAACTTCAATTCAAAACGACGCATCTTATTAACTGGTACACCCTTGCAGAATGATCTCATGGAACTCTGGTCTCTAATGCATTTCTTGATGCCTCACATCTTTCAGTCTCACCAGGAGTTCAAGGATTGGTTCTGCAATCCAATATCAGGGATGGTAGAGGGACAAGAAAAAGTAAACAAAGAAGTTGTTGATCGTCTGCATAATGTTCTTCGTCCATTTATACTTCGTCGACTGAAAAGGGATGTGGAGAAGCAGCTGCCAATGAAACATGAACATGTCATCTATTGTAGGCTCTCAAAGAGGCAACGTAACTTGTATGAGGACTTCATTGCTAGCTCAGAGACACAAGCAACTCTTGCCAGTGCTAACTTTTTTGGGATGATTAGCATTATAATGCAACTTCGTAAAGTCTGCAATCATCCAGACTTATTTGAGGGTCGGCCTATTATTAGTTCTTTTGATATGGCTGGTATAGACATCCAGTTGAGTTCTTCTGTATGTGCAATGCTTTCACTTGATCCATTTTCAACTGTTGACCTTTATGGTTTGGGACTTTTATTTACTCATCTTGATTTTAACATGAGTTCTTGGGAGTTTGAAGAAGTAAATGCTATTGTGACACCTTCAAGCTTAATCAAAGAGCGTGCCAACCTGGATAACTTGGAAGAAATTGGGTCACAAACTAAACATCATAAGGAGTTAACTGGAACAAATTTTTTTGAAGAGATAAGGAAGGCAGTGCTTGAGCAGAGGCTAAGAGAAGTGAAGGAACGGGCAGCTTCTATTGCATGGTGGAATTCATTGAGGTGCCGGAAAAAACCTATGTACTCGACTACCTTTCGAGAACTTGTCACCATAAAGAATCAGGTGCATGATATTCATCGCCAAAAGGCTGATCAGCTCACTTATTTGTACTCTTCTAAGCTCGCTGATATTATTCTTTCACCCGTTGAACACTTCCAGAAGATGATTGATCTTGTTGAGTCTTTTATGTTTGCCATACCTGCAGCACGTGCACCAGTGCCAATTTGTTGGTGCAGTAAAACAAGAACTTCTGTGTTTCTCCATCCAACTTATAAGGAGAAATGCTCAGAAATGTTGTTGCCTATTCTTTCACCTATTAGACCTGCAATTGTCAGGAGACAAGTATATTTTCCTGACAGGCGATTGATACAATTTGACTGTGGTAAGTTGCAGGAACTTGCAGTTTTACTACGGAAGTTGAAATCAGGAGGTCACCGAGCATTGATATTCACCCAGATGACCAAAATGCTTGATTTATTGGAGGCTTTCATAAATTTGTATGGTTACACTTACATGCGTTTGGATGGATCCACTCAACCAGAGGAGAGACAAACATTAATGCAGCGATTCAACACAAATCCCAAgatttttctcttcattttgtCAACCCGTAGTGGGGGTGTTGGTATCAATCTTTTTGGAGCCGATACAGTTATCTTTTATGACAGTGACTGGAATCCTGCAATGGATCAACAAGCTCAAGATCGCTGCCATCGAATAGGACAGACACGTGAAGTGCATATCTATAGGTTAATCAGCGAGAGCACTATTGAGGAGAACATCTTAAAGAAAGCCAATCAGAAGCGAGCTCTTGATGATTTGGTCATACAGAGCGGAGGTTATAACACTGAGTTTTTCAAGAAGCTTGATCCTATGGAATTATTCTCTGGTCATAAAGCTCTTCCAATAAAAAATGGACAGAAAGAGAAGAATAATGGCCATGCAAATGAGGTTTCCTTGTCTAATGCAGATGTGGAGGCTGCTTTAAAATATGCAGAAGATGAAGCAGATTATATGGCATTGAAGAAAGTTGAACAAGAAGAAGCTGTCGACAACCAGGAATTTTCAGAAGCCATTGGAAGATTGGAAGATGATGAGTTTGTTAATGATGATGATATGAAGGCTGATGAGCCCACTGAGCTGGAGATGACAACTCAAAGTAAAGACACTGGTGTGAATATAAATATGAAGGAGCCCATTGAAGAAAAAACTATAACTTTTGCTGGTAATGAAGATGATGTTGACATGCTGGCTGATGTCAAACAGATGGCTGCAGCAGCAGCTGCTGCTGGACAAGCTATCTTAACGTTGGAGAATCAGCTACGTCCTATTGACCGATATGCAGTACGTTTTCTTGAAGTGTGGGATCCGATAATAGACAAAGCAGCTATGGAATCTGAAGTTCAATTTGAGGAGGCAGAATGGGAACTAGATCGTATTGAGAAATACAAAGAGGAAATGGAAGCTGAGATTGATGATGATGAGGAACCATTGTTATATGAAA GATGGGATGCTGATTTTGCAACGGAGGCATACCGACAGCAAGTTGAGGCCCTGGCTCAACATCAG TTGATGGAAGAGCTGGAAGCTGAAGCTAATGAGAAGGAAGATGCCGATGATGGATATTGCGATAGCATGAT GAATGAAATGGCAAGCAATACTAAGCCCAAGTCCAAAAAGAAACAGAAGAAAGCCAAGTTCAAATCTCTGAAGAAAGGATCTCTTACTTCTGAACTGAAACATGTGAAAGAGGAACCATCAATAGAAACTATGTCTTTAGATGAAGATGCAGTTGGAATATATTATGAAGAAGGTGCTTATTCGGACATGACATCACAATACCCAAGTGTGCAGAAAAAACGCAAGAAAGTTGAAACAGTTTATGGTGAATCTGGAAAGAGCTCAAAGAAGAAGTCTAAGAAATTGAAGGCGACTTCTGAAACCTGCCTATCAGATCTAGATTCAAGCCTGTCTGGTAAGCAGCAAGATGAATCTGTAGAACTAAAACCATGTGAGAACATGGTTGCTGATCATGAGCAGAGGCAAGCAGGCAGAAGTAAAATGGGAGGAAGGATCTCCATCACCGCCATGCCTGTGAAGCGGGTCTTGATGATTAAGCCAGAGAAGTTAAAGAAGGGGAATTTTTGGTCAAGAGATTGTGTTCCATCACCTGATTCTTGGTTGCCACAGGAAGATGCAATATTATGTGCTGTAGTGCATGAATATGGTCCGCATTGGAGCTTGGCCTGTGAAACATTGTATGGGATGACTGCTGGTGGGTTTTATAGGGGAAGATATCGCCATCCAGTTCATTGTTGTGAGAGATATAGGGAACTAATTCAAAGATATGTCTTGTCTGCGCCAGAAAATCATTTCAGTGAAAAGACGAGCAGTGCAGGCTCTGGAAAGGCCCTCCTCAAAGTAACTGAG GATAATATTCAGATGCTTCTAAATGTTGCTGCAGAGCAGCCTGATCACGAGTTACTTCTCCAGAGGCACTTCACTGCCGTGCTTTCTTCTGTATGGAGGATGACATCACGTGCTGATCGCCAACAAAATCTTTCATCTAGAAATGGCATCTATTTTGGTGGAAAgtttttcaactctttcaatcaGATATCTTGGAATTCAGTCAAAGAACCTGCAAAAAGAATGAGATTCACTACCTCAGCACAGAGTTGCAAGTTGTTGGCTGCTGCACTGCATGAATTCAACAGTAGACCGCTGGATGATGCAGTCTCCATTTCTAACCGGATTGAAGATACTCCTTGTTTTTCTGAACAGTTAGAAGTAACATTGGAATTTGAAAAGGAGGAAGGTGATTTATCAATTCCATTGCCACCTATCATAAATTTGACAATACCTATCACAGACCCACAAAATTTCAGAATCAAGGATGTTGGAGAACATAATCTCAAAGCTGTGACAAATGTGGCTGAAAGTCGATTCAG GGATGCAGCAAGAGCTTGCTTTGAAGGCCGTCCGGGTTGGGCATCATCTGCATTCCCAGCAAATGATTTAAAGTTGCGGGCAGCTTCAAAACCACAGTCCTTGGGGAAGCACAAGCTCTCTGTCTCCGACTCAAAGCCACCTAGATCTAAATTGAAGAAAACATCGGAGCGTGGTGAGATGCATAATTTGTTTGCGGAGCCAGCATTGCAACCACTATCGACAGTTTCTTCCAGGGACCCCAATTTAAGGTTTGACCTTACTCCAGCTATCATTCAGGATGGATGGATGATTGATAGAGACAGTTGTTCTATTTCTTTTTGGGATGAGGAACTTCCAGGGGAATTTGCCAGCTTTAAATCCATACCTCATGATTATGATGCTGATTTAATCTCTGGCCTAGATGATTTTTCATTGTTGCCTGAATATACTGATATTGGGTAG